Genomic segment of Acidobacteriota bacterium:
CTGGAAGACCACCTCACCCCGTGCACCCGGGTCCACGGAGTGATGATCGAAATCTACGGCCTCGGCGTCCTGCTCATCGGCGAGAGTGGAGTGGGCAAGAGCGAGGTCGCTCTCGACCTCATCACCCGCGGCCACAGTCTGGTCTCCGACGACCGGGTGACCATCCGGAGATACCACGGCGGCGATCTGGTGGGGTACTCGGAAGGCAATCTGCGCCACCACATGGAGCTCCGCGGTCTCGGCATCGTCAACGTCCAGGACCTCTTCGGTCTGGCGGCGGTGCGCGAACGCAAGACCCTCGATCTGGTCATCGAGCTCGAGCATTGGCAGGAAGGCCAAGTCTATGACCGCTTGGGTCTGGACGAGACCCTCTATAAACTCCTCGACGTCCCCGGTCCCTCCATCCGCATGCCAGTGGCCATGGGACGCA
This window contains:
- the hprK gene encoding HPr(Ser) kinase/phosphatase, with amino-acid sequence MEDSTASVEVRELLGEELADLELSVLSGESHLDNRITHPRVQKPGLAFAGYYAYIRPGRVQIIGESETEYLKTLPSEQRLERFTHITGMPVPVFVLTKGLQPFPEFLTCCQDRQLPILSSPALSSRVIKEISYFLEDHLTPCTRVHGVMIEIYGLGVLLIGESGVGKSEVALDLITRGHSLVSDDRVTIRRYHGGDLVGYSEGNLRHHMELRGLGIVNVQDLFGLAAVRERKTLDLVIELEHWQEGQVYDRLGLDETLYKLLDVPGPSIRMPVAMGR